The following proteins come from a genomic window of Achromobacter sp. AONIH1:
- a CDS encoding arylamine N-acetyltransferase yields MFDSFPLARYFTRIGYHGPAEPTLEVLRQLHLLHPQAIPFENIDAYSGLGVSLDLARIADKMLARGRGGYCFEHNRLFQAVLEQLGFRVTPLIARVRWQVPADVRTGLTHMLLRVDLDGRSWFADVAFGSTTQTAPLEFLLNVPQETPHGVFRIAPAGPDEFSLEFQTAKGWSTVYQYGLRPAPAVDFEIGNWYTSSHPQSVFLSDLIISRTAPGLRELLVNDVLTLRGNTGAPPETRRYDDAQAWADCLRERFGLDLPPGEAAALFERAAASGRQAAAGELTAG; encoded by the coding sequence ATGTTCGACTCCTTTCCGCTCGCACGCTATTTCACGCGCATCGGCTATCACGGCCCCGCCGAACCCACGCTGGAAGTACTGCGCCAGCTGCATCTGCTGCATCCGCAGGCCATCCCGTTCGAGAACATCGATGCCTACAGCGGCCTGGGCGTCAGCCTGGATCTGGCGCGCATCGCCGACAAGATGCTGGCGCGCGGTCGCGGCGGCTATTGCTTCGAGCACAACAGGCTGTTCCAGGCCGTGCTGGAGCAACTGGGCTTTCGTGTCACGCCGCTGATCGCGCGCGTGCGCTGGCAGGTGCCGGCGGACGTGCGCACAGGGCTCACGCACATGCTGCTGCGCGTGGATCTGGACGGGCGCAGCTGGTTCGCCGACGTGGCCTTCGGGTCCACCACGCAGACCGCGCCGCTGGAGTTCCTGCTGAACGTGCCGCAGGAAACGCCGCACGGCGTGTTCCGCATCGCGCCGGCCGGCCCGGATGAATTCAGCCTGGAATTCCAGACCGCCAAGGGCTGGAGCACGGTCTATCAGTATGGCTTGCGGCCGGCGCCGGCCGTCGATTTCGAGATCGGCAACTGGTACACGTCCAGCCATCCGCAATCGGTGTTCCTGTCCGACCTGATCATCAGCCGCACCGCGCCCGGCCTGCGCGAGCTGCTGGTGAACGATGTGTTGACGCTGCGCGGCAACACGGGCGCGCCGCCCGAGACGCGGCGCTACGACGATGCGCAGGCCTGGGCGGATTGCCTGCGCGAGCGTTTCGGATTGGACCTGCCGCCGGGCGAGGCGGCGGCCCTGTTCGAGCGGGCCGCCGCAAGCGGCAGGCAGGCGGCGGCCGGGGAACTGACGGCGGGCTAG
- a CDS encoding tripartite tricarboxylate transporter substrate binding protein: MISLSGLRPAAFARAAICVWGACTGLAAAQAYPAKPIQLIVPFSAGGDADMAARNLAAAAQGLLGQPVVVVNKAGANGAIGSAAVKQAAPDGYTLLLGRIGSQVLLPALQPKTTPYTAGDFTYIGLLELNPVVCVVHPDSGYETLDDLAKAVKAKPGKLNYSHSGPATVQNLAPQLLLSTLGLKPDAVVSVPYKGGNEVALAVLSRDVDFACNNLSSMTGLLTGGKLRPLLTTTPERLAQFPDIPTARELGLPQMEAVIGWSGLFGPPKMAPEAVRRWAAALKQIARDPKWIAGNENFGGIPHVLSPEDTERYVRDGSAIYEELVAKAGLQVN, from the coding sequence ATGATCAGCCTCTCCGGCCTTCGGCCGGCTGCCTTTGCTCGCGCCGCGATTTGTGTATGGGGCGCCTGTACCGGGCTGGCCGCCGCCCAGGCTTATCCCGCCAAGCCGATACAGCTCATCGTTCCTTTCAGCGCGGGCGGCGACGCCGACATGGCGGCGCGCAACCTGGCCGCCGCGGCGCAGGGGCTGCTGGGGCAGCCCGTGGTCGTGGTCAACAAGGCGGGCGCCAACGGCGCGATCGGCTCGGCCGCCGTGAAGCAGGCCGCGCCCGATGGCTACACGCTGCTGCTGGGACGGATCGGGTCGCAGGTGCTGCTGCCGGCCTTGCAGCCCAAGACCACGCCTTACACGGCGGGGGATTTCACGTACATCGGGTTGCTGGAGCTGAACCCGGTGGTCTGCGTGGTGCATCCGGACAGCGGCTACGAGACGCTGGACGATCTGGCGAAGGCGGTGAAGGCCAAGCCCGGCAAACTGAACTACAGCCACTCCGGCCCGGCCACGGTGCAGAACCTGGCGCCGCAGCTGCTGCTCAGCACGCTGGGCCTGAAGCCGGACGCGGTGGTCAGCGTGCCGTACAAGGGGGGCAACGAGGTGGCGCTGGCGGTGTTGAGCCGGGACGTGGATTTCGCGTGCAACAACCTCAGTTCCATGACGGGCCTGCTGACCGGTGGCAAGCTGCGTCCGCTGCTGACGACCACGCCCGAGCGGCTGGCGCAGTTTCCGGACATTCCCACGGCGCGCGAGCTGGGCCTGCCGCAGATGGAAGCGGTGATCGGCTGGAGCGGGCTGTTCGGGCCGCCGAAGATGGCGCCCGAGGCGGTGCGGCGATGGGCGGCGGCGCTCAAGCAGATCGCGCGGGATCCGAAGTGGATCGCGGGGAATGAAAATTTTGGCGGGATCCCGCATGTGCTGTCGCCGGAGGACACCGAGCGGTATGTGCGGGACGGGAGCGCGATCTATGAGGAGCTGGTGGCGAAGGCGGGGTTGCAGGTGAATTAG
- a CDS encoding agmatine/peptidylarginine deiminase: MTTRRRFLQQSALLIGTQAAAALGAGLHTPAARAAVKGWHMAEENAPQARAFIAFGAQQAIWEDYTPDVQAALGRIARAIAAFQPVTVYCRPEERRLAEHHCGAARVRFEEAPLDDIWIRDIGPVFIADGQGSVAGVDFNFNGWGDKQRHGADSRLAKTMCDGLDIDHLRSDLVGEGGGIETDGLGTAIMTESSWLNDNRNPRWTKAEIEQALARDLGFRKIIWLPGIKGRDITDAHVDFYARFARPGVVVANLDMDPDSYDYELTRKHLDILKRSTDADGKPLDVHTLPPPQNPRRSRFLRDHPDFAAGYINYFVINGAVIAPEFGDAKADAHARELLERLYPGRKVVQLNIDAIASGGGGIHCVTNQMPAA, translated from the coding sequence GTGACAACCCGCCGCCGATTCCTCCAGCAATCCGCCCTGCTCATCGGGACGCAGGCCGCCGCCGCGCTCGGCGCGGGCCTGCACACCCCCGCCGCCCGCGCCGCCGTCAAGGGCTGGCACATGGCCGAAGAGAACGCGCCACAGGCGCGCGCCTTCATCGCCTTCGGCGCCCAGCAAGCCATCTGGGAGGATTACACGCCTGACGTGCAGGCCGCGCTGGGCCGCATCGCCCGCGCCATCGCCGCCTTCCAGCCCGTCACCGTGTACTGCCGGCCCGAAGAACGCCGCCTGGCCGAACACCATTGCGGCGCGGCCCGCGTCCGCTTCGAGGAAGCGCCGCTGGACGATATCTGGATACGCGACATCGGCCCCGTTTTCATAGCCGACGGCCAGGGCAGCGTGGCCGGCGTGGATTTCAACTTCAATGGCTGGGGCGACAAGCAGCGCCACGGCGCCGATTCCCGCCTGGCCAAGACCATGTGCGACGGCCTGGACATCGACCACCTGCGCAGCGACCTGGTCGGCGAAGGCGGCGGCATCGAGACCGACGGCCTGGGCACGGCCATCATGACCGAGAGCAGCTGGCTCAACGACAACCGCAATCCGCGCTGGACCAAGGCCGAGATCGAGCAAGCGCTGGCGCGCGACCTGGGCTTTCGCAAGATCATCTGGCTGCCCGGCATCAAGGGCCGGGACATCACCGACGCCCACGTCGACTTCTATGCCCGCTTTGCCCGCCCCGGCGTGGTCGTCGCCAACCTGGACATGGATCCGGATTCCTACGACTACGAACTGACGCGCAAGCACCTGGACATCCTCAAGCGCAGCACCGACGCCGACGGCAAGCCGCTGGACGTCCACACCCTGCCGCCGCCGCAGAACCCGCGCCGCAGCCGCTTCCTGCGCGACCACCCCGATTTCGCCGCCGGCTACATCAACTACTTCGTCATCAACGGCGCCGTCATCGCGCCCGAGTTCGGCGACGCCAAGGCCGACGCCCATGCGCGCGAACTGCTGGAACGGCTGTATCCGGGGCGCAAGGTGGTGCAGCTGAACATCGACGCCATCGCGTCGGGCGGCGGCGGGATCCATTGCGTGACGAATCAGATGCCGGCGGCGTAG